A genomic region of Gemmata massiliana contains the following coding sequences:
- a CDS encoding CotH kinase family protein — translation MHRRLFALPAACLAAALVALCAPSGFTQPDKGGKGGFGKGGGFGGPPGGGERKILSEFDKNKDGWLNAEERKPARESAKRGGGFGGFGGPKGGFGRGEAGKPGPKVTPGEVKNFPDAKLYDATVLRTIFLEFENSDWEAELQDFHGTDVDVPATVTIDGKKYANVGIHFRGMSSYMGVGAGSKRSLNLSFDMADEKQRVYGAKTLNLLNSHEDPTMMSTVLYSHIAGQYIPTPKANFVKVVINGESWGIYGSVQQFDKPFLKENFNSTKGTRWKVRGSPGGRGGLEYFGEDVAAYKRVFEMKGGENEAAWKALINLCKVLNQTPADKLEEALKPILDIDGVLWFLALDNALINCDGYWIRSSDYSICLDDKGKFHIVPHDMNEAFRPAGGPGMGGPGGMMLRLPPPGVILPQPVQDTLQLTEEQKKKLAEMQKSVDEQIEKLLTEDQRKAFKEMKDRATVVGGPGGGFPGGPGGGFPGGPGGGFGGPGGPGGGMGGGRPGGGVELDPLVGLTDASKPLRSKLLAVPAFKTKYLANVKKIAEESLDWKKLGPVVAGYRKLIEKEVELDTRKLDSFEAFKRNTDPAAPTASAGGPGGGGRGPGGQGMNIRAFAEQRQKYLLSNADVKKAGQ, via the coding sequence ATGCACCGACGATTATTCGCGTTGCCCGCGGCGTGCCTCGCCGCGGCGCTGGTGGCGCTTTGCGCGCCGAGCGGGTTCACCCAACCCGACAAGGGCGGGAAGGGGGGCTTCGGCAAGGGCGGCGGGTTCGGTGGCCCCCCGGGTGGGGGGGAGCGCAAGATCCTTTCGGAGTTCGACAAGAATAAAGACGGTTGGCTGAACGCCGAAGAGCGAAAGCCGGCGCGCGAGTCCGCGAAGCGCGGGGGCGGTTTCGGCGGGTTCGGTGGACCGAAGGGCGGATTCGGGCGCGGGGAAGCCGGGAAGCCCGGACCGAAGGTCACGCCGGGCGAGGTCAAGAACTTCCCGGACGCGAAGCTCTACGACGCCACCGTGCTCCGCACGATCTTCCTGGAGTTCGAGAACTCCGACTGGGAGGCCGAACTCCAGGACTTCCACGGCACCGATGTGGACGTCCCCGCGACCGTCACCATCGACGGCAAGAAGTACGCGAACGTCGGCATCCACTTCCGCGGGATGTCGTCGTACATGGGGGTCGGGGCCGGCTCGAAGCGGTCGCTGAACCTCTCCTTCGACATGGCCGACGAGAAACAGCGCGTTTACGGCGCCAAGACACTGAACCTGCTCAACAGCCACGAAGACCCGACGATGATGAGCACCGTGCTGTACTCGCACATCGCGGGGCAGTACATCCCAACGCCGAAAGCGAACTTCGTGAAGGTCGTTATCAACGGCGAGAGCTGGGGCATTTATGGCAGCGTGCAGCAGTTCGATAAGCCGTTCCTTAAAGAGAACTTCAACAGCACGAAGGGCACGCGCTGGAAGGTTCGCGGTAGCCCCGGTGGGCGCGGCGGGCTGGAATACTTCGGCGAGGACGTGGCCGCGTACAAGCGCGTTTTCGAGATGAAGGGTGGTGAGAACGAGGCCGCGTGGAAGGCGCTCATCAACTTGTGCAAGGTGCTGAACCAGACGCCCGCGGACAAGCTCGAAGAGGCGCTCAAGCCGATCCTCGACATCGACGGCGTGCTGTGGTTCCTCGCACTGGACAACGCACTCATCAACTGCGACGGCTACTGGATTCGGTCCAGCGACTACAGCATCTGCCTCGACGATAAGGGCAAGTTCCACATCGTCCCGCACGACATGAACGAAGCGTTCCGTCCCGCGGGCGGTCCCGGTATGGGTGGGCCGGGGGGCATGATGTTGCGGTTGCCCCCGCCCGGTGTGATCCTACCACAACCGGTTCAGGACACGCTCCAACTCACCGAGGAGCAAAAGAAGAAGCTGGCCGAGATGCAAAAGAGCGTGGATGAGCAAATCGAGAAACTGCTGACCGAAGACCAGCGCAAAGCGTTCAAGGAGATGAAGGACCGCGCCACCGTGGTCGGTGGGCCGGGCGGCGGGTTCCCCGGTGGTCCCGGAGGGGGCTTCCCGGGTGGCCCCGGCGGTGGGTTCGGTGGCCCCGGCGGTCCGGGCGGCGGAATGGGTGGCGGGCGCCCGGGCGGTGGGGTCGAACTCGATCCGCTCGTCGGGCTAACCGACGCTAGCAAGCCGCTCCGCAGCAAACTGCTCGCGGTTCCCGCGTTCAAGACAAAGTATCTGGCGAACGTGAAGAAGATCGCCGAAGAATCGCTCGACTGGAAGAAGCTCGGTCCGGTCGTGGCGGGGTACCGCAAGCTGATCGAGAAGGAAGTGGAACTCGATACGCGGAAGCTCGACTCGTTCGAGGCGTTCAAGCGCAACACCGACCCTGCGGCTCCCACGGCCAGCGCCGGCGGTCCGGGCGGTGGCGGTCGCGGCCCTGGCGGTCAGGGGATGAATATCCGGGCCTTCGCAGAACAGCGGCAGAAGTACCTGCTCAGCAACGCGGACGTGAAGAAAGCCGGGCAGTGA
- a CDS encoding phosphate signaling complex PhoU family protein — MPVKKMLDELHELQRDLFAFGTGVADAVAESTGWLHDLHSFVPEPVWGAALTMRHERVVERCQRITLLYQPVARDFQNLTAVLRVASELEQIGHLAAEITEQTSPLASLPEATEKLPQLADSVSNMVHTVVDAYSTHNTIPARQMAQIRTDVADATESVIEWLTGVMKVDSAAVEPGLSLFAVVRNLQAMANHTTRLAEALSVVENRGSGSATRIATGTEALASRW, encoded by the coding sequence ATGCCCGTTAAAAAGATGCTCGACGAACTCCACGAACTCCAACGCGACCTGTTCGCGTTCGGAACCGGCGTAGCCGATGCGGTAGCGGAATCGACCGGCTGGTTGCACGATTTACACAGCTTCGTCCCGGAACCTGTCTGGGGCGCGGCGTTAACCATGCGTCACGAACGGGTTGTGGAACGATGCCAGCGGATTACACTGCTGTACCAGCCGGTCGCACGCGACTTCCAGAATCTGACCGCGGTCCTCCGTGTGGCGTCCGAACTGGAACAGATCGGGCACCTGGCGGCCGAAATCACCGAGCAAACGTCGCCCTTGGCTTCCTTACCCGAGGCAACCGAGAAGCTGCCACAACTGGCCGATTCGGTGTCGAACATGGTTCACACCGTTGTGGACGCTTACAGCACCCACAACACCATCCCGGCGCGCCAAATGGCCCAGATTCGGACTGATGTAGCCGACGCCACAGAATCCGTCATCGAATGGCTAACTGGGGTCATGAAAGTGGATTCCGCGGCCGTGGAACCGGGCCTGAGCCTGTTCGCCGTGGTTCGCAACCTTCAAGCAATGGCGAATCACACAACCCGACTGGCGGAAGCGCTTTCTGTGGTAGAAAACCGCGGCTCTGGCTCTGCGACCCGAATCGCGACGGGCACCGAAGCCCTCGCGTCGCGTTGGTAA
- a CDS encoding inorganic phosphate transporter, which produces MASAFIILVLVVVLALVFDYINGFHDTANAVATVVSTNVLPGRTAVLLAAVCNFVGAFIGVGVAKTIGGDIADPKSITQLVVAAALLGAIVWNLLTWYYGIPSSSSHALIGGLVGAVWCYRVLHDEAPLDALWGLLTSKGVLLTLKALVISPLCGLLGGFLLMVLLLWVVRRARPATVSRNFRVLQLVSAGFMAFAHGSNDAQKSMGIITLALVAYAASLGQTADLVVPGWVIVSCATAMALGTASGGWRIMKTMGHRIIKLRPINGFAAETAASLVILGATWLKAPVSTTHVISSSIMGVGASKRVSAVRWGVAQNMLIAWVLTIPISAAVSALTYLVLHWLLG; this is translated from the coding sequence ATGGCTAGTGCGTTCATCATCCTCGTTCTGGTCGTGGTCCTGGCCCTGGTGTTCGATTACATCAACGGATTCCACGACACCGCCAACGCGGTCGCCACGGTCGTCTCCACGAACGTCCTGCCCGGGCGCACCGCGGTGCTGCTCGCGGCGGTGTGCAACTTCGTCGGCGCGTTCATCGGCGTCGGCGTGGCCAAAACCATCGGCGGCGACATTGCTGATCCGAAATCGATCACGCAACTGGTGGTCGCGGCGGCGCTGCTCGGCGCGATCGTCTGGAACTTGCTCACGTGGTACTACGGCATCCCGTCCAGTTCGTCGCACGCGCTCATCGGCGGGTTGGTCGGTGCAGTGTGGTGCTACCGGGTGCTCCACGACGAAGCGCCACTGGACGCCTTGTGGGGGTTGCTCACGTCGAAGGGCGTCTTGTTGACGCTCAAAGCGCTCGTTATTTCGCCGCTGTGCGGGTTGCTCGGCGGGTTCCTGTTGATGGTGCTCCTGCTGTGGGTCGTGCGCCGCGCTCGCCCGGCGACTGTGAGCCGCAACTTCCGCGTACTGCAACTCGTTTCGGCCGGGTTCATGGCGTTCGCCCACGGGTCCAACGACGCCCAGAAGTCGATGGGCATCATCACCCTCGCGCTCGTGGCCTACGCCGCCTCGCTGGGACAGACGGCCGATCTCGTTGTGCCGGGCTGGGTGATCGTGTCGTGTGCGACCGCGATGGCCCTGGGAACCGCGTCCGGTGGGTGGCGCATCATGAAGACGATGGGCCACCGGATCATCAAGTTGCGCCCGATCAACGGGTTCGCGGCCGAAACCGCGGCGTCGCTCGTGATTCTGGGTGCGACGTGGTTGAAGGCCCCAGTCAGCACCACGCACGTCATCTCATCGAGCATCATGGGCGTCGGCGCTTCCAAGCGGGTCTCAGCCGTGCGCTGGGGCGTCGCCCAGAACATGCTGATTGCGTGGGTGCTGACGATTCCCATTTCCGCGGCCGTGTCCGCGCTCACGTACCTTGTTCTGCACTGGCTGCTGGGGTAA
- a CDS encoding polyphosphate polymerase domain-containing protein — translation MAEAADSALGSAVAASTLQSPSLFGLGTEADGATAYEVKYLLTEEQVSEVVTRVTGKLDLDPFADPAMGNAYLTTSVYTDTPNFDVFYRTEGYDLDKFRVRRYGHTGPVFVERKTKNGDKVRKHRVRISPGEVPDLAAPALNGEWAGEWFHSQLLQKQLQPVCRVAYERVAYLGTADGGTVRLTFDRNIRGVLVREWKLEPVSAVPALLDKVVCEFKFRTAMPALFKGIVADLGLTPTPVSKYRTFVQAAGLAGARTENISACG, via the coding sequence ATGGCGGAGGCGGCGGATTCGGCTCTCGGTTCTGCGGTAGCGGCGAGCACGTTGCAATCTCCTTCGCTCTTCGGCCTCGGGACGGAAGCCGACGGCGCGACCGCCTACGAGGTGAAGTACCTGCTGACCGAAGAGCAGGTGTCGGAGGTGGTGACGCGGGTGACCGGGAAGCTGGACCTGGACCCGTTCGCGGACCCCGCGATGGGGAATGCGTACCTGACCACGAGCGTGTACACGGACACCCCGAACTTCGACGTGTTCTACCGGACCGAGGGGTACGACCTGGACAAGTTTCGGGTCCGGCGCTACGGGCACACCGGCCCCGTGTTCGTGGAGCGCAAGACCAAGAACGGGGACAAAGTTCGCAAGCACCGCGTGCGCATCAGTCCGGGCGAAGTACCGGATTTGGCGGCTCCGGCGCTGAACGGGGAGTGGGCCGGGGAGTGGTTCCACAGTCAGTTGCTCCAGAAGCAACTTCAGCCCGTGTGCCGGGTGGCCTACGAGCGCGTCGCGTATCTGGGCACCGCGGACGGTGGAACCGTGCGCCTCACGTTCGACCGCAACATCCGCGGGGTACTCGTGCGCGAGTGGAAACTGGAACCCGTGAGTGCGGTTCCGGCGCTGCTGGATAAGGTCGTGTGCGAGTTCAAGTTCCGGACCGCGATGCCGGCTTTGTTTAAGGGGATTGTGGCGGACTTGGGGCTCACACCCACGCCTGTCTCCAAGTACCGCACGTTCGTTCAAGCTGCGGGACTCGCAGGCGCGAGGACCGAGAATATTTCCGCGTGTGGGTGA
- a CDS encoding purple acid phosphatase family protein — protein MARFTRRAFLGSALTGFAAVSSGHTPPFARSVLDPPLSSWAPTGAPDGLFLTWQRDPTTTVTVQWVGPRWSGEATVSCAPFPVAGTWQIAQVASKLFPGTSLSVYRAEITGLMPGSEYQFRVGSRPFTHRFRTMPARATDAITFVSGGDCGVNPHAVATNMLAAKQEPHFVLLGGDLAYDNGRSPETFLAFLRNYSTQMIDPVGRLIPLVACIGNHEVNGVVGAKREGAPAFLSVFDGLFRDTTFGTLDFGDYLSLVLLDSGHVAPVGGGQSEWLEKTLREREGYPHLFAANHVPAYPSARDPGEAGAENRKHWCPLFERYGVDAVLEHHDHTFKRTHPLKGGLKDKYGVPYLGDGSWGQLRAPAPLAKRPYLVAASHAYHLTLHRLEGASRFHVALEASGAVADVYGTKGKHPARRG, from the coding sequence ATGGCGCGGTTTACCCGACGGGCGTTTTTGGGTTCCGCGCTCACGGGGTTCGCCGCTGTTTCCAGCGGGCACACGCCCCCATTCGCGCGGTCCGTTTTGGACCCGCCCTTGTCGTCTTGGGCGCCCACGGGTGCTCCCGACGGGCTGTTTCTGACATGGCAGCGCGATCCGACCACGACCGTTACGGTGCAGTGGGTCGGGCCTCGTTGGTCAGGTGAGGCAACCGTGAGTTGCGCGCCGTTCCCGGTGGCTGGAACGTGGCAGATCGCGCAAGTGGCGTCGAAACTATTTCCCGGAACGAGCCTCAGCGTGTACCGCGCCGAGATCACCGGATTGATGCCGGGGAGCGAGTACCAGTTCCGTGTCGGGAGCCGGCCGTTCACGCATCGATTTCGCACGATGCCGGCGCGGGCGACCGACGCGATCACGTTCGTATCCGGCGGCGATTGTGGGGTGAACCCGCATGCGGTCGCGACCAATATGCTTGCTGCCAAACAGGAGCCGCACTTCGTTCTTCTGGGTGGTGATCTGGCCTACGACAATGGACGGTCGCCGGAGACGTTCCTCGCGTTCTTGCGGAACTACAGCACGCAAATGATCGACCCTGTGGGTCGGCTCATTCCGCTGGTCGCGTGCATCGGGAACCACGAGGTTAATGGAGTTGTCGGCGCCAAACGCGAAGGCGCGCCGGCGTTCCTGAGCGTGTTCGACGGACTGTTTCGAGATACTACCTTCGGCACGCTTGATTTCGGCGATTATCTGAGCCTTGTGTTGTTGGACTCTGGACACGTCGCGCCGGTTGGAGGTGGGCAATCCGAATGGTTGGAGAAGACGCTCCGTGAGCGGGAAGGGTACCCGCACCTGTTCGCGGCGAATCACGTCCCAGCCTACCCGTCGGCGCGTGATCCGGGCGAAGCGGGTGCCGAGAACCGAAAGCACTGGTGCCCGCTGTTCGAGCGGTACGGTGTGGACGCAGTTCTAGAGCACCACGACCACACATTCAAGCGCACGCACCCGTTGAAGGGTGGGCTGAAGGACAAGTACGGCGTTCCCTACCTGGGTGACGGCTCCTGGGGGCAGTTGCGTGCCCCAGCGCCGCTCGCGAAGCGCCCGTACCTCGTGGCTGCGAGTCACGCGTATCACCTGACGCTTCACCGACTGGAGGGCGCGAGCCGGTTCCACGTCGCGCTTGAAGCAAGCGGCGCGGTAGCGGACGTGTACGGCACTAAGGGTAAACACCCTGCGCGCCGAGGGTAG
- a CDS encoding DUF47 domain-containing protein, translating into MLIDRLVRFLLPRPDQFFAMLEELADKIEATAAVFAELESATGHSQIEAIAARLKPIESDADNVCQRLYEEIDRTFVTPIDREDLARLTKVLDNVVDGMEHTAAFAALFRFAALTEPMRHLVRLTVGCARELAGAARRLRQFANPDSVKGATIAVHALENEADAVYRKAIAALFDNGINPVELVRQKDMLFSLEEGIDQCDDAMDAIRSVVVKNG; encoded by the coding sequence ATGTTGATCGACCGGTTGGTTCGGTTCTTACTTCCGCGCCCCGACCAGTTCTTCGCCATGCTCGAAGAACTGGCCGACAAGATCGAGGCGACGGCGGCGGTCTTTGCCGAACTGGAATCCGCCACCGGCCACAGCCAGATCGAGGCGATTGCGGCCCGGCTCAAGCCCATTGAGTCCGATGCGGACAACGTGTGTCAGCGGCTCTACGAGGAGATCGACCGCACGTTCGTGACCCCCATCGACCGCGAGGATCTGGCCCGGCTGACGAAGGTGCTGGACAACGTGGTGGACGGGATGGAGCATACCGCCGCGTTCGCCGCCCTGTTCCGCTTCGCCGCGCTGACCGAACCGATGCGGCACTTGGTTCGGCTCACTGTGGGCTGCGCTCGCGAACTGGCCGGGGCCGCGCGCCGGCTGCGCCAGTTCGCCAACCCCGATTCCGTGAAGGGCGCGACCATCGCCGTTCACGCGCTGGAAAACGAGGCCGACGCCGTTTACCGCAAGGCCATCGCCGCGCTCTTCGATAACGGCATCAACCCTGTCGAACTGGTCCGCCAGAAGGACATGCTCTTCAGTCTCGAAGAGGGCATCGACCAGTGTGACGACGCGATGGACGCCATTCGTTCGGTGGTGGTCAAGAATGGCTAG
- a CDS encoding vWA domain-containing protein: MAEQVPFGSAIVELASNPEPRCPCVLVLDVSGSMAGAPIAALNSGLQAFQSDILADSLAAQRVEVGIVTFGGRVETACEFHGAQNFQAPTLVAGGETPMGEAVCRAIEMVNQRKASYKQVGLHYFRPWIFLITDGEPTDEWQTAVNLVKQGETAKAFAFFAVGIGAANFDLLRQLSVRAPLKLDGLKFRELFVWLSQSQRSVSHSKPGEENKVALPNPSGWASL; encoded by the coding sequence ATGGCCGAGCAAGTGCCATTCGGAAGCGCTATCGTCGAACTCGCCTCGAACCCGGAACCCCGGTGCCCGTGCGTGCTTGTGCTGGATGTATCAGGATCAATGGCTGGTGCTCCCATCGCCGCCCTCAACTCAGGCCTTCAGGCGTTCCAATCTGACATCCTGGCCGATTCCCTAGCAGCCCAACGGGTCGAAGTAGGCATCGTGACTTTCGGCGGGCGCGTCGAGACTGCTTGTGAGTTCCACGGAGCGCAGAACTTTCAAGCACCGACACTGGTCGCGGGCGGCGAAACGCCGATGGGCGAAGCCGTGTGCCGCGCGATTGAGATGGTGAACCAGCGCAAAGCATCATACAAGCAAGTGGGCCTGCACTATTTTCGACCGTGGATATTCCTCATAACTGACGGAGAACCAACCGATGAGTGGCAGACCGCTGTAAATCTCGTGAAACAAGGCGAAACCGCAAAGGCTTTTGCTTTCTTTGCAGTTGGCATCGGGGCGGCGAATTTTGACCTGCTTCGACAACTTTCTGTGCGCGCCCCACTAAAACTCGATGGTCTCAAATTTCGTGAGCTGTTTGTCTGGCTGTCCCAGTCTCAGCGCAGTGTTTCCCACTCCAAGCCGGGCGAAGAGAACAAAGTCGCGCTCCCCAATCCGTCCGGTTGGGCGAGCCTGTAA
- a CDS encoding helix-hairpin-helix domain-containing protein yields MSAHHALTDERGRAVALGPEIASGGEGSVHTVAGDPHRLAKVYKKPASQQTTEKLRLMLSTLATPGVRSIAAWPSDLLLRNGTVAGFLMPRLVGFEPVQHLYNPAQRLKYFPRAGWRFVVNAARNCAGAFDEVHKTGCLVGDVNQSNVLVSANTEIRLIDCDSFQVTSAGRQYLCEVGVAHYTPPELQGQNLRTVSRTINHDCFGLAVLMFQFLLVGRHPYAGVYLGPGDLAFEDAIREFRFAYGPRSRAVQMDPPPFTPTLSDLPPELATLFCRAFEKGSDGLNARPKAIEWYDALGRLAPQILTCSNDSGHEYWGGAGTCVWCRIANGRGPDYFFDVGDRPTTFTVDEVRIGVYLARLKKSRLLDFPYDRESYEPASLPEPDPLPENLDTHKSVTTILAVATGLGVLLVFLGCLSRPALLIGILVTLVFGIWLGLSVTNSPYRRELTRRRTRLHSAVHALEQLEDEWDQRAARYAHQHGSLVRRVQDTATQCRRLQQQHQNERNSLELRREDLARTQHLRSCFISDADIPNIGEGRKQVLTAYNVLTAFDIDYHFVTQIKGFGPKLAGNLVAWREQMTSLFRFDKSKGVPESDLRGLAAKYRKQHETLCRDIEQSLATLEGLEPRIRKELSTLTPELKEAVTNWREAGENLLALRRPNRN; encoded by the coding sequence GTGTCTGCCCACCACGCACTCACTGATGAACGCGGTCGAGCCGTCGCCCTCGGTCCGGAGATCGCCTCCGGCGGCGAGGGTTCGGTCCATACCGTCGCCGGCGATCCGCACCGACTCGCCAAGGTTTACAAGAAACCGGCCTCGCAGCAAACCACCGAAAAACTCCGGCTCATGCTGTCGACGCTAGCAACGCCCGGGGTCCGATCGATCGCGGCTTGGCCCTCCGATCTCCTCCTGCGAAACGGAACCGTCGCCGGCTTTCTCATGCCCCGGTTGGTGGGCTTCGAGCCGGTCCAGCACCTGTACAACCCAGCACAGCGATTGAAGTATTTCCCGCGTGCCGGGTGGCGCTTCGTCGTCAACGCCGCTCGCAACTGTGCGGGCGCGTTCGACGAAGTTCACAAAACTGGATGCTTAGTCGGGGACGTTAACCAGAGCAACGTTTTGGTGAGCGCCAATACGGAGATCAGGCTGATCGACTGCGATTCGTTCCAAGTCACTTCGGCCGGACGACAGTACCTTTGCGAAGTTGGAGTCGCGCACTACACCCCACCGGAACTTCAGGGCCAGAACCTCCGAACCGTATCGCGCACGATCAACCACGATTGTTTCGGGCTGGCCGTGTTGATGTTCCAGTTCTTGCTCGTCGGGCGCCACCCGTATGCCGGCGTCTATCTTGGCCCGGGCGATTTGGCCTTCGAGGACGCGATCCGCGAGTTCCGGTTCGCATACGGTCCGCGGTCGCGCGCGGTGCAAATGGACCCACCACCATTTACGCCGACCCTCAGCGATCTCCCGCCCGAACTGGCCACACTATTCTGCAGGGCTTTCGAGAAAGGATCGGACGGACTGAACGCCAGACCAAAAGCCATCGAGTGGTACGACGCTTTAGGGCGCCTTGCACCGCAAATTCTTACCTGCTCGAACGATTCCGGGCACGAATATTGGGGTGGGGCAGGAACATGCGTGTGGTGCCGGATCGCGAACGGGCGCGGTCCGGACTACTTCTTCGATGTCGGCGACCGCCCCACAACGTTCACGGTGGACGAGGTGCGGATCGGGGTGTATCTCGCACGGCTCAAAAAGTCGCGCCTGTTGGACTTCCCATACGATCGAGAAAGCTACGAGCCTGCGAGCTTACCGGAGCCGGACCCGCTGCCGGAAAACCTCGATACCCACAAGTCCGTCACGACCATTCTCGCAGTCGCGACGGGTCTTGGTGTGTTGTTGGTGTTTCTCGGCTGTTTGAGCCGCCCCGCCCTTCTCATCGGGATACTCGTCACGCTCGTGTTCGGGATCTGGTTGGGACTAAGCGTTACGAATTCACCGTACCGCCGCGAACTCACGCGCCGACGAACGCGACTGCATTCCGCTGTTCACGCGCTCGAACAACTCGAAGACGAATGGGACCAGCGCGCTGCGCGATACGCGCACCAGCACGGTTCCCTGGTCCGGCGCGTTCAAGACACCGCGACGCAGTGCCGGCGGCTTCAACAACAGCACCAAAACGAGCGAAACTCACTCGAACTAAGGCGCGAGGATCTGGCCCGGACCCAGCACCTCCGATCGTGCTTCATCTCGGACGCCGACATCCCGAACATCGGCGAGGGCCGCAAACAGGTGCTGACCGCGTACAACGTGCTCACTGCATTCGACATCGACTATCACTTTGTGACGCAGATCAAGGGGTTCGGGCCGAAACTGGCCGGCAACCTCGTCGCGTGGCGCGAACAGATGACCAGTCTATTTCGTTTCGACAAATCGAAGGGAGTTCCGGAATCTGACTTGAGGGGGCTTGCGGCCAAATACCGTAAGCAGCACGAAACCCTCTGCCGGGACATCGAACAGTCACTCGCAACGCTGGAAGGGCTGGAACCGAGAATCCGCAAAGAACTCAGCACCCTCACCCCAGAGTTGAAAGAAGCCGTGACCAACTGGCGCGAAGCCGGCGAAAATTTACTCGCCCTCCGACGCCCGAACCGAAACTAA
- a CDS encoding PP2C family serine/threonine-protein phosphatase: MWRTLAESSTGTSHLARSVPCQDAHRLGTIESVGGTVLIVAVADGAGSAKFAEVGATVACNTLLAETRADLLAGTSVAQISRDALVKWMLTARAEIVRQAEERQVRLRELACTAILAVIGENSAAFAQIGDGAIVVSNNGSYAPVFWPAPAEYANVTDFLTDDGAEDRIVVETIAGRVDEFAVLSDGLQRLALDYSSRRGHAGFFGPLFATLRDHPAPAELADSLRQFLASSQVNARTDDDKTLVLATRLPRVCPPRTH, translated from the coding sequence ATGTGGCGAACACTTGCCGAAAGTTCCACCGGAACCTCGCACCTCGCTCGAAGTGTGCCGTGCCAAGACGCGCACCGATTGGGCACCATTGAGTCGGTCGGGGGCACCGTACTCATTGTCGCGGTCGCGGACGGCGCCGGGAGTGCCAAGTTCGCGGAAGTGGGCGCGACCGTGGCTTGCAATACCCTGCTCGCTGAGACCCGTGCGGACCTGCTCGCGGGAACAAGCGTCGCGCAAATCTCGCGCGACGCACTCGTGAAATGGATGCTGACGGCTCGGGCGGAAATCGTTCGGCAAGCGGAGGAGCGTCAGGTTCGGCTGCGAGAATTAGCGTGCACTGCTATCCTCGCGGTGATTGGTGAAAACTCCGCGGCGTTCGCGCAGATCGGGGACGGGGCAATCGTTGTGTCGAATAACGGGAGCTACGCCCCCGTCTTTTGGCCGGCGCCCGCGGAATACGCCAACGTAACCGACTTCCTCACCGACGACGGCGCCGAGGATCGGATCGTCGTCGAGACCATTGCCGGGCGCGTTGACGAATTCGCGGTACTCTCCGATGGCCTCCAGAGGCTCGCGCTCGATTACTCCAGTCGGCGCGGGCACGCTGGTTTTTTCGGCCCCCTCTTTGCCACTCTTCGCGACCACCCCGCCCCAGCGGAACTCGCGGATTCATTGCGACAGTTTCTCGCGTCATCGCAGGTCAACGCCCGGACCGATGATGACAAAACCCTCGTCCTCGCCACCCGGTTGCCCCGTGTCTGCCCACCACGCACTCACTGA